The genomic interval CAATCCCTCCCCGGTCTTGCCTTTCGCCTGGCGATCCGCCGGTGTTTCAATGCCGTGGTCGATGGCGTTGCGCACGAGGTGAACCAGGGGATCGCCGATTTCGTCGGCTACGGACTTGTCGAGCTCAGTCTCCTCACCATGCATTTCCAGACGGACCTGCTTGTTCAGTTTCTGGGACAGGTCACGCACCATGCGAGGGAGCTTGGCGAAGACCTTCTTGATGGGCAGCATGCGAGTCTTCATTACGGCCAGCTGCAAGTCGGTCGTCACCAGGTTGAGTTGCGCGAGTGTTTCGCTCAGCACACGAACCTGAGGATCCGACTCATGCTGTTGCTCTAACTGCGTGCCGATTTTGATGAGACGATTGCGTCCCAGCACCAGCTCGCCGACGAGATTCATGACGCTGTCCAGCCGTTTGGTTTCCACCCGGATGGTGGCGTCCTCTTCCACCGGCTTCGATTGTTTTTCCTGTTTATGCAGCGCCTGATCCAGGGCGCGCTCTGTGATGGCCTTGGCCTGAAGCAAAATCTCGCCGAGCGGAGTCTTGGGTTCAGCCTGATGCTGCTGGGCCGTCAAGGCGTCAAACACCTGCTCCTTCGAGGCCAGTCCGTCGTTGACGAGAATCTCGCCGATGGTCTGGGCTGGGGCGGCCTCAGGCGCCGCCGCTTCGACTGTGGGTGGCGCCGTGTCCGCCGCAGGGGCTGGCATGGCGGCGACCGGATTCCCGTTCAAGATATCGTCGAGTTTGGCGGCGATGGCCTGGGTCGGCACGTGGCTGTCCGTCCCGGAATCCTTGATGTCGGCCATGATGGCCTTAATGACGTCCACCGTTTCGAGAATCACGCTGATGATGGCCGGGCTGACCGCCATTTCGGCTTGCCGGAGTTTATTGAGAATATTTTCTCCGCGATGCGCGACATCCACGAGATGATTGAATCCCAAAAACCCCGCGGAGCCTTTCATGCTGTGCATCGCACGAAAAATTTCATTGAGCAGGTCGGTATTGTTCGGATCGGACTCCAGCGTGACAAACCGCTGATCCAGGACCTCGAGCATCTCGTTCGATTCGGTCAGAAAGTCGTTGAGTATTTCCTGCATTTCATCGCTCATAGCCCACCTCAGTTAAAACCGAATTGCTTCAAGATCTCGTCGGCGAGATCCTGGTCCATGGAGGTATTCTTGGTCGCTTCCAACTGCTTCAGCATCTCGCTCGCCTTGTCCTGGCTTTGCTTGGCCGCCTGCTTTTGATAGGGACCAAAGACCACGACCAGTTGCAACAGCTTGTGTTCGACTTCCTGCAGAATCGTGACGAGTTTGTTGACGCTCTGCGCGACTAAGTCCTGAAAGGACAACGCGGTCATGATATCGAGCAATCGCTTGTCGTCGGCGCCAATGGCTTGATTGATGGCCTGCAGCTGTTGAAGGAGTGCCGGAGCGGTCTTCGCGTGCTGCAAGGCGAGCGTCAGCTCTTTAATCATGCCGCTGAGCTTCAGGTGATTGTCTTGAATAGCTTCGACCTCGAGCATGACGCGATGAGTCCCCTGCTCGGTCATGGTCTTGAGGTTCGTCAGATGCGTCAGTGCCTGCGGCAACTGTTCTGTCGATGTGCTGACCGGCGTGCTGAACTCGGACAACGTCTTCATCGTGGTATCGATGAATCGAGCGAGTTCCCCCAGTTCCTCGTAGAGCTTGGTGTCGGGTGCCTTTCCCCCCTGCTCATCCTCGTCTGCCGCATTGTGCGCTTGTGCCGCCACGCGTGGTTCTGCCATCGTCACCCTCACCGGTTAAGAGCCGATTACTTGAAGATCTTGTTGATTTTCTCTTGCATCGTCTCTGCGGTGAACGGCTTGACGACATAGTTGCTGACCCCGGCCTGGACGGCTTCCATGAGATTTTCTTTTTGCGCTTCGGCGGTGACCATCAACACGGGAATCTTTTTCAGCTTGTCGTCGGCGCGAATGGCTCGCAGCATGTCGATGCCCATCATGACGGGCATGTTCCAGTCGGACACCACAAAGCCATAGGTGTCGGCTTTCA from Nitrospira sp. carries:
- a CDS encoding response regulator; this translates as MSTMRRIVKNILKQLGFNNLEEAENGQEALTKLKADTYGFVVSDWNMPVMMGIDMLRAIRADDKLKKIPVLMVTAEAQKENLMEAVQAGVSNYVVKPFTAETMQEKINKIFK
- a CDS encoding protein phosphatase CheZ, whose amino-acid sequence is MAEPRVAAQAHNAADEDEQGGKAPDTKLYEELGELARFIDTTMKTLSEFSTPVSTSTEQLPQALTHLTNLKTMTEQGTHRVMLEVEAIQDNHLKLSGMIKELTLALQHAKTAPALLQQLQAINQAIGADDKRLLDIMTALSFQDLVAQSVNKLVTILQEVEHKLLQLVVVFGPYQKQAAKQSQDKASEMLKQLEATKNTSMDQDLADEILKQFGFN
- a CDS encoding chemotaxis protein CheA, with the protein product MSDEMQEILNDFLTESNEMLEVLDQRFVTLESDPNNTDLLNEIFRAMHSMKGSAGFLGFNHLVDVAHRGENILNKLRQAEMAVSPAIISVILETVDVIKAIMADIKDSGTDSHVPTQAIAAKLDDILNGNPVAAMPAPAADTAPPTVEAAAPEAAPAQTIGEILVNDGLASKEQVFDALTAQQHQAEPKTPLGEILLQAKAITERALDQALHKQEKQSKPVEEDATIRVETKRLDSVMNLVGELVLGRNRLIKIGTQLEQQHESDPQVRVLSETLAQLNLVTTDLQLAVMKTRMLPIKKVFAKLPRMVRDLSQKLNKQVRLEMHGEETELDKSVADEIGDPLVHLVRNAIDHGIETPADRQAKGKTGEGLLTIAASQEGNSIVIRINDDGRGIQVEKIKAKALSKGLVSEAELATMEHREVLNLIFLPGFSTAEQVTDVSGRGVGMDVVRTNIRKINGSVDLESEPGKGSQIIIKLPLTIAIIQALMVEVERSIFAIPLSTVIEAVRISRSDIKTINGREVLHLRDRVLPLIRLAQEFDIPTDADRERFYVVVAALGDRRIGVVVDELRSQEEVVIKSIWDYLETVKGVSGATITGEGKVVLILDTSELVQNAQAWHNPGIAA